GTTCCGAATATGCAAAAGTTATTTTTTTTCTTATTAAACGCAAATAAATCATATAAAATGGACAACTTCCCCATATAACAATATCTGCTTCATTTATCAATTTTTGACATTCTTTTTTATGTTTTCTACTAATATAAGATTTCTTTACATATAGTGGAATACTTTCTTGACTCCATCCCATATTTTTTCTTTCTTCTTCTAATTCTTGAGTTTCTATAAAAAAATAATTGTGATTTGTTTTTTCATATAATGCCATTGAAAATGGAGCTTGATGATGACTATAGTAATTTGACACAAAAACTATTTTCATATTTTTTTCCTTCCCTCTTTAATTACAAATATTTATTATATAAATTATTTTTATTTAAAATTTATTTTATTTATAATAATATTATATGCTTTATCTACACCTAAATATTCCTCATAGTATTTTCTTCCATTATTTCCTAAATTTTTTCTTAGCTTTTCATTATCATACAATCTAATAAATTGACTATATAACTCATCTATATTATCTGCATTTGCAAACAATCCTCCTTTAACTTTTTTCTGCAAAAATTCTCCATAATCTCCTGCTGAACATTTATCAAGGCTTGCAAATATTGGTAAAGATAATTTAAAATAATCTGTTGTTTTTGAAGGAAAATTAGGCACAGTAAATCTCTCATCTAAACTTACAATTCCAATATCACATGAAGCAATTAATTTTTCATACTCTTCTCTTGGAATATAATTAATAAAAATAACATTTAAAAGACTATTTGCCTTAGCTAATTTTTCTATTCTTTCTCTTTCTGAGCCATTTCCAACAAATAAAAATTTTATATCTTTATATTCTAAACATTTTTTAGCCAAAGATAAAATATTTTCCAATTTTTGAGGTTTTCCCATATTTCCACCAAAAACTGCAATATAATCATTTTTTAAAAAACCATATTTTTTTCTTATTTCTTCTTTATTTATTTCAATATTTGGCTTTATTCTAGCCCAATTTCTTAAAAGTTTAATTTTTTCTTTATCTAGGTAAGAATAATTTTCTCTTAAATAATTCACATTTCCTTCTGACATACACCATATACATTCATATGCTAGAAACATCTTTCTTTCATTATATTTAAAATATGAAAATAGTAATTTATTTTTTAAAATTCCTATATCTTTAGCATTTTGTGGAAATATATCCCATAAAATAAGATGTGCTGGGCACTTAAAATAACTTTTTAAAGGATTTATTAACTTTTCTGTTGATATAAACGGAGTATGAGTGATAATTAAATCATATCTTTTCTTTCCTAAATAATTTATAATTTCTCTTTTTAACTTAGAAATCATAGTTAAAGATGTAATTCCTTTTTCTACACTATTTGACACATTAAAATAATTTCCAGTTTTAACTCTTAAAACTTCATACCCATTTTCTATTTTTAATTGAGTTTCTCTTTTATATTTTTTTTCAAGAATAGTAACAACTGTTACATTATTCCCTTGTTTAAAAAATTCATCTGATAAATCTTTTGTTAAAGTTGAATCATTAGGGTTTTCTGAATGTCTTAAAAAAATAAATAAAATATTTTTCATCATTCATCACCAATCATTTTTTTTATTCCATTTTCATAAGTTACTTGTGGAGTATAATTTAATTTTTCTTTTGTTTCTTTATTTTCAAAGTGTAAACTACCATATAATCTTACCATTATATTTGGTTTTAGTTTTGTAAGTAACCAAAAGAAAGGTTGAGGCATTGAAATATTTAATCTTTTTAATTCATATGCTTTTTCTATTCCTTCAACTATTTCTTTTAATGATAAATTTTTTTCATCTAAAGGAAGAAATACTCCTTGAGCTTCTTTATCTATAACTAAACTTGTTAAATACATAAGATTTTCTATATTTACTAAACTTCTTTTATTTTTATTATAGTTAAAAGGTAGTATCAGAAATTTTTCTATAAGCTTAATTAAACTTTTCATATTTCCTTTTACACCTTTTCCATAAACCATTGGCGGTCTTATTATCCCAACTTTAAAATTCTCATCTTCAAGATTTTTTAATATTTTTTCTGCTTCCCATTTGCTTTCTCCATATGGATCATTTTTAGGATTACATGGAGAATTTTCATTTAAAATAATATTATGATTATATAAATCCCCATCATAACCATAAACTTTTACTGTACTGTAAAAAACAAAATGTTTTACTCCTTGTTTTTTACTTTCTTCTGCCATTCTCTTTGTTAATTTTGTATTTATTTCAAAATATTTCTCTCTAGGTGCTCCATTCATTTGATGGACAAGTGCAGCAAGATGAAGTACACAATCAACATTTTCAAAATTTAATTGTTCAGGTTTTACTTTTAATAGATCTACAGAAATAATATTATATTTTTCTTTGTATCTTTCTATAAAATTACTTCCTATAAATCCACTAGCTCCTGTTATCATAAGAGTTTTCTTTTCCATTAATACTCAACCCCTATTTTCTTTTCTATCTCTTTTTTCTTGTCTAGTAATTCTTTATCTTTTATAATGCTACTGTTATCAACCTTATTTAATATTTTTAAAAAAGTAGCAATAATAAGATAAATATCATTCCAAAAACTTCTTGTTTCTACATAGTAAAGATTCAAATCTATCTTATATGGCATTATCTGCTCTATATAAAATTTTTCTGGATCTTTTACTTGATTCATTAGATACTCTTCATCTGAAAAAACTATACTTGCAGGTGAAGATATTCCACTTCTTACTTTAAATATCCCTTTATCTCTTTCAGAATAATATTTAAGTCTTCTTGGTAATTCAGGTCTTGGTCCTATAAAACTCATATCTCCCATAAGAATATTAAAAAGTTGTGGCAGTTCATCTAATTTTGTTTTTCTAATAATTTTTCCTATTGGAGTAATTGCATTACTACTTCCTTTTACTTGAATTCCTTTTGCATCTTTATCAAAATCTGTTCTCATACTTCTAAATTTATATATAGTAAACTCTTTTGCATTAATAGTTAGTCTTCTTTGCTTAAATAAAATTGGTCCTTTTGATGTAAGTTTTATTATCACTCCAACCACTAACATTATAGGAAAAAGAAAAATAATTCCACAAAATGAAGCTACTATATCAAACAATCTTTTTAATAACATCTCTACCCCTTATACATTACTGTTTCTTTCTAATATTTTTCCCATCTCTATCATCGTTTTTGATGATATTTTACTTTCACTACCAACTAAAACCCTATATGACAGATGACTATAATCACCAATATAGCAATCATGTTCAACTATTGTCCCTGTATTCACTATGCAACCTTTTCCTATTTTACATCGAGGATTTATAACCGACATTGCTCCAATATAGCTACCATTTCCTATATTACTCATTGAACTTACATATGCAGTTTTATGAATAATAGTTATTAAATTCTTCTCACTAATCTCTTTAGATAGTTTTTCTCTAAATACATTATTTCCAATAGCTATATGAAATTTTTTATCTTTATATTTTATATAGTCTTTTATATTTCCTAATTTCTTTATCCCCATTATTTCTTCTATTTCCCCATCATCAAGAAAACCTATAATTTTGATATTAATATTTGAGTTAGATAAGACAGCATCTAAAACTACCTTTCCATGTCCTCCTACTCCTACTAAAATAGTTTCAATCATTAGTTGTATTTCACTTCCTTGTATGATACTACAAGCTCTTTCATAACTTCTTTAATCTCTTCGATATTCGGTCTATGAGTACACTCTTCTAATCTATCAAAATATTTAGTTATGTCCACTGCTCCATCTTCTATTTTTGTTATAAATATCTTCTTATTCTCTGTCTTTATAGCTGAATTAACATCATAAAGAAGCTCTTCATATAACTTTTCTCCTGGTCTAAGCCCTATAATATCTATCCCTACATTAGCATTTGAAAGTCTTATCATACTCTTTGCAAGATCATATATTTTTACAGGTTTTCCCATATCTAGAATAAATATCTCTCCACCTTTTCCTATTGCTCCTGCTTCAATAACAAGTTGAGCTGCTTCTGGAATTGTCATAAAATATCTTGTTATGTCTTTATGAGTAAGTGTAAGATTTTTCCCTTCTTCTATAAGTTTTTTAAATATTGGAATTACTGATCCATTACTTCCTAATACATTTCCAAATCTTACAGCCATAAACTTAGTATTCTTTGATATTTTATTCATATGCTCTATTACTAGCTCACAAGCTCTTTTACTTGCTCCCATAAGATTTGTAGGATTTACAGCTTTATCTGTAGAGATCAGAACCATTCTTTCTACTCCATATTTATCTGCACATTCTGCTACCTTTTTAGTTCCAAATATATTATTTTTTATAGCTTCTTCTGGATTATGTTCCATTAAAGGTACATGTTTATGAGCTGCTGCATGGAATACAACATTAGGTCTATATTTCTCAAAAAGAAATTCTAACTTTTCTTTTTCTCTTATGTTACATATCTCTGATATCAAATTTAAATCTGTATATTTTCTTTTAAGTTCAAGCTCTAAGAAATAAATATCATTTTCATTTACATCAAGAGTGACAAGTTTTTTAGGCTTAAATTTAGCTATTTGTCTTGCAAGCTCAGATCCTATACTTCCTGCTCCTCCTGTAACAAATATTGTTTTTCCTTCAATAAGTCCTTTTATACTTCCGTCATTTATAATAACCTGTTCTCTTCCTAGTAAATCTTCTATCTTTACATTTCTTATTTTATTTAATAGAGGTTCATCTGCAAGACTCTTTTCTATTAAAGGAAGCATTTTTACTTCAACGTTAATTAAATTTTCCATTTCCTTCATTACATGTTTTAAGTCTTCTAATTCTAATGAAGGAATTGCTATGATCAAAACTTCTATTTTTAATTTTTGTACATAGTGCTTTATAGTTTGCTTATTTCCATACACTTTTATTCCATTTATATAGATTCCTTGTTTCTTTTTATCATCATCTATAAATCCAAGAATATTATACGAAAAGTTCTTATTTAATTTACTTTCCCTAGCAAGCATCACTCCTGCTTCCCCTGCTCCATAAATTAAAGCTCTTTTTCCATTTTCATGTTTTGGTTTTAAAAAACCATATTTATACTGCCTATTCATTCTGAAAAACATTCTCATTAAAAGTTGAATTACAAGTGAAAAAAGAAAAGTAAGTGCTAAAACCTGTCTTGAATAATCTTCTCTTAGGATTGAGTAGAAAAATATTGTTAGTATTAAAGTGATAATATGAATTGTGATTAGTTTAAATACATCATAAGAGTCTGTGTAACTCCAACTTATTTGTATATTTTTAAATGCAATTGAAATAGCGTAATATATTCCTGTATAGTATACGACTTCTCTCAATAGTTCTGTACTAATTTCAACGTTTTCATATCTTAAAATAAATGCAAAAAAAACTGCAACAACTATGGCCCCAGCATCTAAAAATAATTTTACAATTGTTCTTCTGTTTTCAAACATTTTAATACCTCTTACCCCTAAAATTTTTTTAACTAACTAAGAAATAAAGAAATTCAAGTTTCGAAAATATTTTTTCTTTTTTTTTTTTTTTGAAATTTTTATTCTGATAAGTTGTTAACATTATTATTTAAGTATAATATATTTTCTATCTAAATTCAACCCCTTTTTCTGTTTATTAACACAAAATTAAAGTCGGAATATTCTATTAAAAAAGTTTAATTTCAATAAAAATATTATATTTTTAGAACAAATTAAAAAAAACTTTACATATGTAAAGTTTTTAGTTTATATTATTTTATTCAATTTCTATTAAAAAATATTTTTTTAAATATTACTAGAAAAAAATTAGTAAATTTTATTTCTTTTCTTTAAATCTTATATCTAAAAATTTAATAATAAAAACACACTTAATATGAATAATTTTATTAAATTATTTATTTAATATATATTCATATGGAATACACTTGGTTTCATAATTTAAATACACAATCTTATATAGTTTTTTATCTTGTTCATTTAATCTATCAAATTCTTCAATTGTTATAACTTTTTTCATCTTAATACCTCTTTTTCTATTTTGCTTTATATTTCTTATTTACAAAATGAAATAAAGGTTTCTTTTTATAAAAAATACACCCTCCATCTATCTAAGATTTTGGACGCAATACAAATTTTATATTTTTTATAAAATGCTATTTAATTTTTAAACTTTTATATACTCTTTCTATTCTTAAAATTCCCATCTAAATCCTAAGTTAGCTTGCCATTTGTTTTCAACTGTTGCTTCTTCTGTTCTTTGGATATCAACATACATATTTACATTTTCTTTAACTCTATAATTTACTCCAACTCCAAATTCTACCCATGTATCTGATAGATCTTCTGAAGTGTATTCTGTTGCTCCATCATAGCTATATTTTGTGTCAATATCCCCTTTAAATTCTTTTACCAATGAGACTCTAGCATATACATTTCCTTTATTACTAAATTTGTAACCAACTGCTGTTCCCATATCTCCAACAAGTGTATAAGCTGTATCTTGCTCAACTTTTACTCCTGCACTTGTTGTATAGTCCTCACTACTTACTCTTCCAAATGTCAATTGCACACTTGGCTCAACAAAGAATTTATCATCTAGGTCAAATCTTCTTCCATATTGTCCACTTAAACTTGTTCCCCAGTTGCTGTAATCTCCATGTTGAGATAGGTTACCATTTTTACTTCTTACATCAAATTTATTATGTAATCTACTTTGTTTTAATACAACATCTGCAAATTGTCCATCTTTATTTAACCAAGTTGCATATACTCCAGCACCAACTGAGTAGTTTTCACCATCACCTAAGTTATAGTTAGTTTTTCCATCTGTGTAACTTACTAAAGCCCCTACAAATAGATCTCCATTTTCTACTGAATATTTCTTATCATATCCAACTTGATATGTTTGATACTCATTGTCATACTTGCTATCATTTTCAACTTTTCCACCATAAACTCTAGCCCAAATTCCATTGCTACCAGTTGAGTTTCTAAGTTCCCCCATTCTTTCATTTAATGAACTCATCTCTTGTCTCCAAGATAATACATTGATAGTTGCTAAATCTCTCATTCCCTCTACCATTACATTTAAATTTCCAACTTTAACAGTTTCAGGTTTTACAATTACATCATCGCCTTTACCTTTTACAAATTCAGCTTCATACTCTCTTGAAATAAGCCCCTGTTCTAATTTAGCATTGGCATTAAAGGTATTACCTTCTCCAACAGTTATATTTTTAGCTAAATCATCAAATACTTTTTTAGCTTCTTCTTGACTAACTTCAAGTTTTCCTTCTCCAGAGTAATTTACATTAAATTTAGCATTATTATTTTCAACTTTATCAATAGCAAGTTTACCAGAAATTGCTGTTCCATCTTTTCCTATTTCAGCAACCATGTTAATATCTCCACCAGTTCCTAATAGTTTATCAACTTTAATATCATAATCTGTACCTTTATTAGTTACAACTCCACCATTTAAAGTAAGGTTATTAATAAAACTATTTCCTGTATTTTCCCATTCTTCACCATTAGAAAGTCCTAAAATCATACCATCATAGTCTAAATCTCCCTCTCCTGGAGTTCCACTTGTTTTTTCTGAAAAGATTTTTCCTGTAAATTTAGATTGTGAATTAGCTAAATTAATTGTAACATCTGCATCAACTGGTGTTCCTGAATTTGATGCGTATTGAAATGCTATATCCCCTTTTAAATCTATTATATAATCAGCATTATTATTTTTATTAATCTCTGTTACTGCT
The window above is part of the uncultured Fusobacterium sp. genome. Proteins encoded here:
- a CDS encoding NAD-dependent epimerase/dehydratase family protein, encoding MEKKTLMITGASGFIGSNFIERYKEKYNIISVDLLKVKPEQLNFENVDCVLHLAALVHQMNGAPREKYFEINTKLTKRMAEESKKQGVKHFVFYSTVKVYGYDGDLYNHNIILNENSPCNPKNDPYGESKWEAEKILKNLEDENFKVGIIRPPMVYGKGVKGNMKSLIKLIEKFLILPFNYNKNKRSLVNIENLMYLTSLVIDKEAQGVFLPLDEKNLSLKEIVEGIEKAYELKRLNISMPQPFFWLLTKLKPNIMVRLYGSLHFENKETKEKLNYTPQVTYENGIKKMIGDE
- a CDS encoding nucleoside-diphosphate sugar epimerase/dehydratase; the encoded protein is MFENRRTIVKLFLDAGAIVVAVFFAFILRYENVEISTELLREVVYYTGIYYAISIAFKNIQISWSYTDSYDVFKLITIHIITLILTIFFYSILREDYSRQVLALTFLFSLVIQLLMRMFFRMNRQYKYGFLKPKHENGKRALIYGAGEAGVMLARESKLNKNFSYNILGFIDDDKKKQGIYINGIKVYGNKQTIKHYVQKLKIEVLIIAIPSLELEDLKHVMKEMENLINVEVKMLPLIEKSLADEPLLNKIRNVKIEDLLGREQVIINDGSIKGLIEGKTIFVTGGAGSIGSELARQIAKFKPKKLVTLDVNENDIYFLELELKRKYTDLNLISEICNIREKEKLEFLFEKYRPNVVFHAAAHKHVPLMEHNPEEAIKNNIFGTKKVAECADKYGVERMVLISTDKAVNPTNLMGASKRACELVIEHMNKISKNTKFMAVRFGNVLGSNGSVIPIFKKLIEEGKNLTLTHKDITRYFMTIPEAAQLVIEAGAIGKGGEIFILDMGKPVKIYDLAKSMIRLSNANVGIDIIGLRPGEKLYEELLYDVNSAIKTENKKIFITKIEDGAVDITKYFDRLEECTHRPNIEEIKEVMKELVVSYKEVKYN
- a CDS encoding glycosyltransferase family 4 protein, whose translation is MKNILFIFLRHSENPNDSTLTKDLSDEFFKQGNNVTVVTILEKKYKRETQLKIENGYEVLRVKTGNYFNVSNSVEKGITSLTMISKLKREIINYLGKKRYDLIITHTPFISTEKLINPLKSYFKCPAHLILWDIFPQNAKDIGILKNKLLFSYFKYNERKMFLAYECIWCMSEGNVNYLRENYSYLDKEKIKLLRNWARIKPNIEINKEEIRKKYGFLKNDYIAVFGGNMGKPQKLENILSLAKKCLEYKDIKFLFVGNGSERERIEKLAKANSLLNVIFINYIPREEYEKLIASCDIGIVSLDERFTVPNFPSKTTDYFKLSLPIFASLDKCSAGDYGEFLQKKVKGGLFANADNIDELYSQFIRLYDNEKLRKNLGNNGRKYYEEYLGVDKAYNIIINKINFK
- a CDS encoding autotransporter outer membrane beta-barrel domain-containing protein; amino-acid sequence: MYADKGNNTGGKINVNTNKLEINVIGKGKEGDAYGIYSITRTTNEAEENLSNISINAKDTVINVKSEQRKAIGIAAWSQGQVKINDGNVRITADQLISTRGKAVTEINKNNNADYIIDLKGDIAFQYASNSGTPVDADVTINLANSQSKFTGKIFSEKTSGTPGEGDLDYDGMILGLSNGEEWENTGNSFINNLTLNGGVVTNKGTDYDIKVDKLLGTGGDINMVAEIGKDGTAISGKLAIDKVENNNAKFNVNYSGEGKLEVSQEEAKKVFDDLAKNITVGEGNTFNANAKLEQGLISREYEAEFVKGKGDDVIVKPETVKVGNLNVMVEGMRDLATINVLSWRQEMSSLNERMGELRNSTGSNGIWARVYGGKVENDSKYDNEYQTYQVGYDKKYSVENGDLFVGALVSYTDGKTNYNLGDGENYSVGAGVYATWLNKDGQFADVVLKQSRLHNKFDVRSKNGNLSQHGDYSNWGTSLSGQYGRRFDLDDKFFVEPSVQLTFGRVSSEDYTTSAGVKVEQDTAYTLVGDMGTAVGYKFSNKGNVYARVSLVKEFKGDIDTKYSYDGATEYTSEDLSDTWVEFGVGVNYRVKENVNMYVDIQRTEEATVENKWQANLGFRWEF
- a CDS encoding sugar transferase encodes the protein MLLKRLFDIVASFCGIIFLFPIMLVVGVIIKLTSKGPILFKQRRLTINAKEFTIYKFRSMRTDFDKDAKGIQVKGSSNAITPIGKIIRKTKLDELPQLFNILMGDMSFIGPRPELPRRLKYYSERDKGIFKVRSGISSPASIVFSDEEYLMNQVKDPEKFYIEQIMPYKIDLNLYYVETRSFWNDIYLIIATFLKILNKVDNSSIIKDKELLDKKKEIEKKIGVEY